One region of Azospirillum lipoferum 4B genomic DNA includes:
- a CDS encoding acyl carrier protein — MRTATLTDTTLTAPALPEIRAFIVENFLLGKDSGFDNSESLLESGIIDSTGIMHVVAFLEERFGIAVDDDDMIADNLESVDRIAAFVGRKQELRNAA; from the coding sequence ATGCGGACCGCCACCCTGACCGACACGACCCTGACCGCTCCCGCCCTGCCGGAAATCCGCGCGTTCATCGTGGAGAACTTCCTGCTTGGCAAGGACTCCGGCTTCGACAACAGCGAATCCCTGCTGGAGTCGGGGATCATCGACAGCACGGGCATCATGCACGTCGTCGCCTTCCTGGAGGAACGCTTCGGCATCGCCGTCGATGACGACGACATGATCGCCGACAACCTGGAATCGGTGGACCGCATCGCCGCCTTCGTCGGCCGCAAGCAGGAACTCCGCAACGCCGCCTGA